One window of the Flexibacter flexilis DSM 6793 genome contains the following:
- a CDS encoding MFS transporter: MTSNQIRLGLKENWQQFTLLVVINAFVGGMVGLERSIFPQFAATVFGVTSRTAVLSFIMAFGLSKAMTNYFTGKLASRFGRKKLLVTGWVLAVPIPIILLYAPHWNWVVLANVLLGVSQGLTWSSTVVMKIDLVGEKDRGLAMGLNEFAGYLAVGLMAFVTGYLASHFGIKPYPFYVGLGIALAGLGLSWVLVKDTQHFVNQEIKQTIRPALDNVFLQTSFQNKTLSAITQAGFVNNLNDGMMWGLFPMLLQTQAFDTAQIGILAAAYPVVWGSGQLFTGKMSDIYSKKKMLFWGMLAQGFAILAIARTQDFGLLLALAAVLGLGTALVYPTFLAAIAAFTHPQQRAESLGAFRFWRDLGYAVGALVSGLVADAFGLMASVLLIGAVTVLSAIVVAYRMEK, encoded by the coding sequence ATGACCAGCAATCAAATTCGTTTGGGACTAAAGGAAAACTGGCAACAATTCACGTTGTTGGTGGTGATAAATGCTTTTGTCGGGGGCATGGTGGGGCTGGAACGCAGTATTTTTCCGCAATTCGCCGCCACTGTTTTTGGGGTTACGTCCCGCACTGCCGTTCTTTCGTTTATCATGGCTTTTGGTTTGTCCAAAGCCATGACCAATTATTTTACGGGCAAGTTGGCAAGCCGATTCGGTCGCAAAAAATTGTTAGTAACAGGCTGGGTATTGGCCGTGCCGATACCGATTATTTTATTGTACGCGCCTCACTGGAATTGGGTTGTTTTGGCAAATGTCTTGCTGGGTGTCAGTCAGGGACTTACGTGGAGTAGCACCGTCGTAATGAAAATTGACCTTGTCGGCGAAAAAGACAGAGGTTTGGCCATGGGACTCAATGAGTTTGCGGGTTATCTGGCCGTCGGCCTGATGGCTTTTGTGACGGGATATTTGGCCAGCCACTTTGGTATAAAACCGTATCCGTTTTACGTGGGTTTGGGGATTGCATTGGCGGGTTTGGGCTTGTCGTGGGTTTTGGTGAAAGATACACAACATTTTGTAAATCAAGAAATTAAACAAACTATTCGCCCAGCGTTAGATAATGTTTTTCTGCAAACTTCTTTCCAAAACAAAACGCTTAGTGCCATTACGCAAGCGGGTTTTGTTAATAACCTTAACGATGGCATGATGTGGGGTTTGTTCCCGATGCTGCTACAAACACAGGCTTTCGACACGGCACAAATAGGCATTTTGGCGGCTGCATATCCTGTAGTTTGGGGTTCTGGGCAACTGTTCACAGGCAAGATGTCGGATATTTATTCCAAAAAGAAAATGCTTTTTTGGGGAATGTTGGCGCAAGGTTTCGCGATTTTGGCGATAGCTCGCACCCAAGATTTTGGCTTATTACTGGCTTTGGCCGCAGTGTTGGGCTTGGGAACGGCCTTGGTTTATCCTACGTTTTTGGCAGCTATCGCGGCTTTTACGCACCCCCAACAACGCGCAGAAAGTTTAGGTGCATTCAGATTTTGGCGCGATTTGGGCTATGCCGTCGGCGCGTTGGTGTCGGGACTGGTGGCCGATGCGTTTGGACTAATGGCTTCCGTCTTGCTGATTGGCGCGGTTACGGTGCTCTCGGCGATAGTCGTGGCGTACCGAATGGAAAAATAA